The Phormidium sp. PBR-2020 DNA segment TAGCCGGCCTCTATGGCTACTATCAAACCCTCAGCCGTGCCGATATCGCCACCCAGTATCCCCAACGAATTCAGTCCCTCAAACCCGACAACCTGCGTCAAATCGCTCGACAGTACCTCAGCCTACAAAACTATGTTGTCACCATCGGCGTTAACGAACAGTGATAGCCTAGATGGGGTTTGATTGTTGCGAACTGTTTACCTTCCGACCTCCCCGAATTTATGTCTCCACACCGCGTCGTTCTCAATAACGGGATCACTGTCATCCTGGTGGAAAATCCCACCGCCGACATCATGACCGCTCGTTTTTTCGTCAAAACCGGGACTCGCTGTGAACCGCCCCATCTCTTTGGACTCTCCCATCTGCTAGCCTCCGTGATGACCAAGGGAACCGCCAAGCTTTCCTCAATGGAGATTGCCGAACAGGTTGAATCCGTCGGGGCCAGCGTTGGGGCCGAAACCACCAACGATTACTTTTTATTTAGTCTCAAGACGGTTTCAGCAGATTTTGAGGAAATTCTTAACCTAAGTGCCGAACTCTTGCGATCGCCCGCCCTCCCCGAAGCCGAAGTCGAACTCGAAAAACGCCTCACCCTGCAAGCCATTCGCGCCCAGAAAGAACAACCCTTCGCCATCGCCTTCTCCCAACTGCGCGAAGCCATGTATCGAGACCATCCCTACGCCCTGTCCACCCTAGGGGTAGAGAGTACCGTGGCTGGCTTAACCCGTTTAGACCTAGAGAAGTTCCATCGCACCTATTTTCGCCCCGACAACCTCGTGATTAGTCTTGTCGGCTGTTGGCCAGTCGATCAAGCCATTGCCGCCCTAGAGTCCGCCTTTGGCGATTGGCAAGCCCCACCTCTGCCCATCCCTCAAGTCGACCTGCCCCGCCTTACCCCTCAACCCACCGTCCGTAAAACCTCTCAAGACAGCCAACAGTCCATCGTCATGTTGGGCTATCTCGCCCCCTCCGTTCTCCTCAAAAACGGTGATGGCGTCCCCCCAGAATACGCCGCCCTTAAACTCCTCAACACCTATCTCGGCAATGGCCTCTCCAGTCGCCTCTTCGTTGAACTGCGGGAAAAACGGGGCTTGGCTTATGATGTTTCCGCTTTTTATCCTACAAGACTTGACAAATCTCAGTTTGTAGTGTACATGGGAACTGCTCCTCAAAATACGGCGATCGCCCTCGAAGGCATACGAGTCGAAGTCGAGCGTTTAACCGCCTTATACCTCCACAACGACGAACTACAAACCGCCAAAAACAAACTCTTAGGTCAATATGCCCTCGGCAAACAGACCAACTCTCAAATCGCCCAAATTCTAGGCTGGTACGAAACCCTAGGCCTAGGAGTCGAGTTTGACGAAATGTTCCCCGAAGCCATCGCCCAAGTCACCGCCGAAGACGCCCGACGAGTCGCCAGCCGCTACTTCACCGACCCCTACATCAGCCTAGTCGGCCCCGCCGCCGCCCTCAACAGCGCCCTCCCCTCCCCCGTCTCCTAACCCCCCCGATTGCCTCTTGCCCGAAGAGGGCGACCATAAAGGTACGCCCCTACGTCTTTTCTGTTCCCTGTTCCCTTCTTTTGCCTCTTGCCTATTGCCTCTTGCCTTCTTCTTCCCCTCTTGCCTATTGCCTCTTGCCTATTGCCTCTTGCCTTCTCCTTCCATGCCCGACTTCCTGATTATTGGCGCCCAAAAAGGCGGAACTACCTCTGCCCTGCATTACCTCAATCAACATCCCCAAATTCAAGTCGCCCCGCAAAAAGAAGTACATTACTTTGACCTGAACTACAGCCAAGGATTGTCCTGGTATCACCAGCAATTCCCCAAACGTGACCCAAAGACCCTAACCGGCGAAGCCAGTCCCTACTATATCTTTCATCCCGACGTGCCGCGTCGCGTTGCCGCCGACTTCCCCGAGATGAAACTCATTGCCCTACTGCGCAACCCCGTTGAGCGGGCCATCTCCCACTACTACCATGCCATCAAACAAGGACTCGAAACCCTGTCCTTAGAAGAAGCCTTCGCCCAAGAACCCACCCGTCTCGCCGGAGAAGCTGAGAAACTCGAACAGAACCCCAACTATCACAGCTACGCCTACCAACACCACAGCTATCTGACACGAGGCCAGTACCTCCAGCAACTGCAACGCTGGTGGGCCCACTTCCCCAAACAGCAACTGCTGATTCTTCATAGCAACGACCTCTATCAGCAGCCCCAAACCACCCTCAACCGCATCCTCGACTTTCTCAACTTACCCAAATTGACCCTAACCGACTTCCCCAGCCTCAACAGCGGGAACTATTCTCACATCAGCGAGTCTATCCAACAGCAGTTACAGGAAAGGTTTCGGCCCCATAACCAGCACCTGTTTGCCACCCTAGGACAAGACTGGAGTTGGTAACATAGCCCACTCTTCCTCCGTGTCCTCCGTGACTCTGTGGTTCTCCTCTTGTCTATTGCCTCTTGCCCAAATATGATATCGTACCCTAGATGAACGCCCAGGGAAACTGTACCGAAATGGTTGCGCCCCAGCCGTAAACCCTAAACAATGCCCGGTCATACATGAGGGGAACATTGGGGATTGAGATGTTCCCAAGGCGTGAGTTTCGCCACATCCCGAGGTTGTCCCATCTCCCCAACTCCTGAATCGGAAGTCTTTAACAGCAGTTGCAATGCGTGTCCTATTCCTACATCCGAACTTTCCCGCCCAGTTCCGCCATGTCGCCACAATCCTGGGGCGAGATCCCAATAATCAGGTCGTCTTTGGCACCAAAAACGAACGCCCCGAATGGAAAATTCCCGGCGTTAAGAAAGCCCTCTTTACCCCCAGTCGCGACCCTCGGCCCGAAACCCATCACTATGTCCGGCCCCTCGAAAGTGCCGTTCTCCATGGACAAGCCGTGTATCGCACCATGTTGGCGCTCAAAAGTCAAGGCTTTGTCCCAGATTTAGTCTATGGTCACTCCGGCTGGGGACCGACACTCTTTGTTAAGGATGTCTTCCCCGATAGCAAATTGATGTGCTATTTCGAGTGGTTCTACTGGGCCCATGGGTCTGATGCCGATTTTGACCCCGCTGACCCCCTCAGCCCTGATGACGAAGCTAAGATTCGCGTCAAAAATGCCCCGATTTTGATGGATTTATACTCCTGTGATTGGGGACTTTCCCCCACCAAATGGCAGAAATCGCAATTTCCCCATGAGTTCCAGCGCAAAATGACCGCCATGCACGATGGGGTCGATACGGAGTTCTTCCAACCCAATCCTGGGGCGAAGTTGGTCTTACCTAACCTGGATTTATCCGGGGCTGAGGAAATTGTCACCTATGTCTCTCGGGGGATGGAACCCTATCGGGGCTTCCCGGAATTTATTGAATCCATCGCCTATCTGCAAGAAAAACGCCCCAACTGTCATGTGGTGATTGTGGCCTCAGAACGAGTCTGTTATGGCAAATCCCTGCCCAATGGACAAACCTATAAGGAACAGATGTTAGCTAAAGTTCCTCTGGATATGTCGCGGGTGCATTTTGTGGGAACCTTGCCCTATGGCCAATATCTGAAGGTGTTGCAGGCCTCCGATGCCCATATTTATCTGACTCGTCCCTTTGTCCTATCCTGGTCGATGATTGAGTCCATGTCCGCCGGTTGCGTGGTAGTGGGATCGGATACCGCCCCAGTGCGTGAGGTCATTCGCGATGGTGAAAATGGCTTCTTGGTGGACTTCTTCTCGCCTAAGCAAATCGCCGATCGCGTCCATGATGTGTTAGAACACCCCACGCGTATGGCCCATATTCGTGAGAATGCCCGCAAGACGGTGTTGGAAAATTACGCCCACTCGGTTCTCCTCCCTCGTCATATTGAGTTGATGAAAGAGGTGGCCCAAGGGAACTTACCGGAACCGCAACCCATCGCCTCGATTCCTGAACGCAGCTTAGTCACCAGTGGTTAGGGATGGATGTTAGAGACTGACTGTAGAGACAGATTGTAGAGACAGATTGTAGAGACTGACTGTAGAGACGGATAGAGAGAGTCGCCCACCCAGAATCGGGACGTTGTAAAGGAGGAAAGATACAGGGGATGAGTGTTAGTGTAGCGACGGCGATCGCGTCCCACCGGACGGGAGAGGTGGAACGTGCGGAACAGTTATATCGGCAAATCTTGGCGGAGAACCCCCAGGAGGCGGCGGCCTTGCATGGGTTGGGGATGATTGCTTATCAACAGCAACAGTACGATCGCGCCATCGACCAGATTGAACAGGCGATCGCCCTCGATCCCAGTCATGCTGCCTATTACAATACCCTGGGCATGGCCTATCGCGGTCAGGGCAATCTTGATAAAAGTCTGGCATCCTATCGTCAGGGACTGCTGTTAGATCCCAACAGTGACGCCCTCCAGGGGAATTTCACCCGGGCCTGGCTAGAGTATGTTGAGGGCGATCGCCCCGCTGCCCTCAATCACCTCGTTCAACTGGGGCGGGCCTATCACCGACTGGGGGACTTCTCCCAGGCCAAACAACTCTACGAACGCGTCTTAGAGTATGATGCCGACCAGGCCGATGCTATCCAGGGACTGGGAACCCTCGCCTATCAACAGCAGGACCACCCCCAAGCCATCACCCTCCTGCAACGGGCGATCGCCCTCAATCCCAACGCCGCCAGCTATCATCACAACCTCGGGGCCGTCTATCAGGCCCAAGGCCAACTGGCCGACGCCACTGCCGCCTATCGACGGGCCGTTGAACTCAACGCCAACCTAGAGGCCCCTCGTAAACAACTCAACCAGCTTCTCGAACATCTGCGGCAAAAAGATGTCGTCATCTGGACGCAGGAAATGCTCAAGTTGGCGCAATGTTTTTATGAGCAAGAAAACTATCGCCAAGCCATTTTTCTCTATAAAAAAATCTTAGAAGTTGACAGTCAATCTGCCATTGCTCACTACAACTTAGGACGCATTGCTTATGACCATCACCAAAGCTATCAAGCCATGGTGGATTTGGAGAAAGCCGTTAAACTAGCGCCCCAAAACGCAGAGTATCACCATGGCTTTGGCTTAGCCTGCCTTCAGCATAGTGTGCCACAAATGGCATTAGATGAGTTCAGAAAAGCCTTAGAAATTGACCCGGAAAATCAAGAGTATCAACAGAAATTCAATGAAACTGTTGAGTATTTCTTGAAGTATTACCATGAATGCGCTCAATGGCATTACAACTTAGAAGAATATCAAGAAGTTGCCCAGATTGACTTTCAAGCCGGGAACTTCATTAAAGAGCAAACAGGACGGTTACAAACAGCCCAACGCTATTATCATCACGCCCTAGACCTTCATCCCAACTATGCCGAGGTTCATCTCACCTTAGCCGAAATCTATTTAGAAGAGAAAAACTTTAGCCAAGCCATTATCGCCGCCCGCAAAGCCATTCAGGGCAAACCCGACTCCGCCGAAGCCTATAAAGTCCTCGGTAATGCCTTCTTAGGACAAAAGAACGGCAACGCCGCCATGAACGCCTATCAACGGGCGATCGCCATCAAACCGGACTTCGCCGAAGTCTACTCCAACGTTGCCAGTATTTACTTCTTCCAAAACCAAAACCACGAAGCCCTCCAACTTTATCAAAAAGCCCTCTCCCATAACCAAGAGTTACCAGGGATTCATTGGAATTTAGGGAAAGTCTATGAACGGATGGGCAAAGTTGACGAAACCATCCAATGTTGGCAACGGGCCTTAGAACTCGACCCCAAATTCGGCGGGGGCATCTCCTATCAGCATTTGGCGGGCAAATACTACGGCAAAGGACAAAAAGAAGATGCCGTCAAACTCTTCCATAAAGCCATTGAACTCCAGCCGGATTTAACCGAATCCTACTGGGCCCTCTGCGAATTCTATAACACCAAAAACCAAGCCGCCGCCCGGGCCGTTTCCCTGAAATTCTGTGAAAACGTGACCGGGAAAGACTACATTATGGCCCTATTGGCCGCCATGAAATCTCACCTGAACTCTGGAGTGAGTGAGGTGGCGATCGCCAAATTCAACGAAGTCGAACCCCTCATCTACGACGCCATTCAGCAATATCCCCTCACCTACAACGAGGTGGTGCGCCTCTATCTCAACCTGGCCTTTGATATGCCCCACGTCCGCGATGACGTGGCTAAAAACGCCAAACTCTCCAAAACCCTGGCCCAACTCTATCTCAAATATCTCGAAGCCAAAGCCAACAGCGAGAAACACGCCGAAATTCCCATTCGTCCTCGCCCCAATCCCGGCCATCCCCTGCGCATCGGCTTCCTCTCCAAACATTTCCGCCGTCACTCCGTCGGTTGGCTGAGTGTGGACATTATCGAGGCCCTCAGTCAAATCACCCCCCATATCTTCCTCTACGTCACCGGGGATATGGGCCGTGACGAACTCACCGAACGCTTCGAGAAAGCCGCCGAGAAATTTAGCCGTCCCCAAGGGGCCCAGGCGAAACTGATTTTGCAAGAAATTGCCCAGGATAACCTCGATGTCTTAGTCGATATGGACTCAGTCACGGTGATGCCCAACACCGAAGTCTTCTATAGCAGTCCCGCCCATGTCTGTCTCACCTGGCTAGGCTTTGATGCCCCCTATATTACTCCCAAAAATTACTACCTGGGAGATTGGCAAACTCACCCAGCCGGTGTCGAGGAACATTACATCGAACAAGTGGTGCGCCTCCCCGACTCCTTCGCCGCCACCGCTGGACTTCCCATCCGTCAAGTGGATCGGGAGGTATTGCGCCGTTCCATGCGGGTGGCCCCCAATCAGGTGGCCTTCCTCTGTGTGGCAACGGGTAATAAGTTCTGTCCTGAGTTAGTCGAAGCCCAAATTAAGATTCTGGCCCAGGTTCCCGATAGCCTTCTCTTCTATAAAGGCCGGGTGGGGGATTTGTTGGCCATTGAGGAAATCTATAAACAAGAATGTCGCCGTCAGGGGGTTCGCAGCAATCGCATCCGCGTTCTCCCGCGTACCCAAACCGAAGAAGAACATCGCCTGATTTATCAGTTTGCCGATGTCTTGATTGATTCCTATCCCTATAGTGGGGCAACCCACGTCGTCGAGGCCCTCTGGTTTAATATGCCGGTGGTGGCCTTGGTGTCGCAACAGTCCTTTGGCCGTCAGGCTTACTCCCTGATGAAAGCCGCTGGGACGGATTTAGGGGTGGCTTGGACTTGGCAGGAGTATATTGATTGGGCAGTGCGTATGGGCCAAGATGATGGCCTACGACAACAGATGCGATCGCAACTCGAACAGGGTAAACAGCCTGACAGTCTGGCCCCCCTCTGGAACCCCCGCAAGTTCGCCAGCGATATGTATGGCATCTTCAAGGAACTTGTTGCCCAACGGGCCGCTGGATAGCTGTATATCCGGATAGCGGCCACCAGTCTTGTAAGGATAAGCGATACCTTTCGCATGATGACTGGTGATTATGGGGACTCACACTTTACTTGCACTTGCTGCCTTATTGGCGCCAGAGGGCAGTCTCGAACCGTCTGTGTTACCGATGCTGCCCTCGTTGGACAATCCATCCTTAGAAACCTCGGCTGACTCGAATCAAGTCCTGGAGATGGCCATGGCTTCGCCTGAGATGAGTCACCCAGAATCTCAGCATCAGCCGAAATTTATGACTGCCGATGGTTCTGGGGCCGATGGTTCTGGGGCCGATGGTTCTGGGGGTGATGTCTCTGGGGTAGATAATCCCCCCCCGGCCGGTCTTTTCGCTCAATATGTCACCTTATATCAGGCCCTGTTGATGACTCTGGCCCTGTCTCCCTTGGCGACTTTGGCCACCTTTGGGGTGATTCGCCATCGTGTTTTGGAACGGTTGGTGGCCGATGTGCGCAGTAAGTTGGGCAAGTTGGGGGATTTGGAAAACCAGTTAGATCACTCCAGTCGTAAAGCGGATCGGTTATTGGAGGAACTCGAACAGGCTGTTCTTCAGGCCCACCAGCAGGCGCGATCGCAGGTGGATGGCTTAACTCAGGAGATGGAAGTGCAGATGGATCAACTCCATCAAGTGGAACGCATCCGCAATGAGTGTTTGCATCAGTTGCAGGTGGCGGTGTTGGAGGCCTACGAGGCCAAAGATGAGAAGTTAGCAGAAATTCAGAAAATTAGCCCCCGCGCCATTTTGCAGTCCATGAAGCCGGAGTTACGGCAAAAAATTGACCGAGTGTCACAACGGTTGGCCGCGATTCAGGCAATTCAGGAAGCGAATCGAACCTTACCGATCGCGGCTGGAGGGAACGCCGTTGCAAACGCTGTTGCAGAACCCGAACCCCCCTCAACCCCAGCAGAAACTTCCAACACTCCGACATCGGCAAAATCAACCTCTCCCACGGCGGCTGTGGAACTGACTCCCCTATCCCTGCCTGAGACGGCATCGCCTCAAGAGCGGTTAGTCTATTATGAGGCCCTGCTAACTCGTCAACCCCATCATCGTCAGGCTTGGTTGGATTATGCCGAGATATTACTGCAAAGCCAACGCTGGACTGATGCGATCGCCGCCTATAACGAAGCCATCGCCCTCGACAATCAGGATGCAGATACCTGGCTACGTCAGGGAACTCTACTCTATCGCACGGGCCGCTATGCCAATGCGGTGGAGAGTTTTGACAATGCCATTGAACATCAGAATCCCGAGGAACCGGGGGGCCGCGATCGCCTGGTGGAAGCCTGGTTTGGCCGGGGAAACAGTTTCGGCCGTTTACAACGCTTGGATGAGGCCCTCGAAAGTTACGATCGCACCTTGGAGTTGAACCCCGATAAATATGAAGCTTGGTATAACCGGGGTAATACCTTCAGTAAGCTACAACGCCTCGATGAAGCCCTCGAAAACTATGAACGGGCCCTGGAGATTCAGCCCAAGAGTCCCGAGATTTGGCATAATCGCGGTGCAATTCTCAATCGAATGCAGCATTTTCAAGAGGCGATCGCTTCCTATCGCCAAGCCGTTAAGTTACAACCCAACAAATTTGAAGCGTGGTACAACTTGGGCAACGTCCTCAGCAATGTCAAACGCTATAAAGATGCCGTCAGTGCCTACGAGAAAGCGGGAAACATCAATCCTAATCGCTATGAAGTGTGGTACAACCACGCGGCAATTTTAGTCAAACTTGAAGAGTACCCTCAGGCGATCGCCTCTTACGAGAAAGTCACTCAACTCAAACCCAGTCATTTTGAATCCTGGTATAACCTAGGTATTTTACTGGAAAAACTCGAACGCTACGACCAAGCCTTAGACTGTTTTGATGCCGCTATTGAACTACAATCTCAATCCTATGAAGCCTGGTATGCCAGCGGAACAACGTTACAAAAACTTCAGCGCCATGAAGAAGCCCTGAATGCCTATGAACGGGCGATTAAGCTCAAACCCGAACAGTCGGAAGCTTGGTACAATCGGGGACAGTTATTATCTCTGTTGAACAAGCATCAAGAAGCCGTCGCCAGTTTGGGCAAAGCCTTCCAAATTCAGAATAGTATGCTGCAAGCCAGTGCTATGTAGGGCTTGCTGAAAAAGTTACCAAAAGGTAGGGGGTAAAATGCACAAGAAGCTGGTCTTCTTAAAAGATAACCCCAACTTCACTCAACTCATTCACGTCATAACTCAAATTTATGGGTTTTGAAAAAATCATGAGGTTTTGGAAAAGTTGACACAAAAAAGGACAGTAAAACTGCCTAAGCAGTTTCACCAGGTTCATCACTAAAAATGTGAGAGCTATGGAGGTTTCCGAAGTATTAGGAAGTTTAGCCATAACACGGTTCAAGCTAAATCTTCTTTTGGCTTGTCCAAATTTACCCTCAATTTCATTGCGAATACGCTCGTCTTCCTGAGCTTGTTTTTTGGCGGTTCGGCTGCTCGTTTTGGGAGGTCTTCCCAAAGGTGGGCCACTGAGTCGAATTCCTCTTTCTTTACACCAGGCTCGATTCGCTCGAGTTCGATAAATTCGATCAGCGTGAAGGGATTCAGGATAAACTCCTGTATAGTCTTTGTAGGCTTCTACTTGTGAGATTAAATCTCCACTCTCATTATAGTTATCCCAACTAATTCTTTCTAGGAGTACATATCCTTCTACACAACTGACTGACAACTTAGCTCCAAATTCTGTCGGACTTCCTGCCTTGCCTCTGACGATTGGACGAAGATGAGGTTGTGTTAGACTAACGATACGATTTTCAATTCTATTTTCATTGTTTGACCACAAACACTGCTGTTGACGGGTTATTTCACTAGAGACCAATAATTTCCTGTATTCCGCTCTGTTTAAGCCTTCTAGGCTAGCACCTTCTTCGAGCAATTTCTCAATATGTCCAAAGTTTCGTTTGAGGTATTGGAGTTGTTTCTTGACAGCATGTCTTCTGTCTTTTCGAGAAGGTTTCCTCTTTTTGGCAAATTTCAAATACTCTTTTCGGGCGAGTTTGCGGTGGGTTCTGGGTTTTTGAGTCAGTTTGCCTTTCAGAGATTTGTATAAAACGTCTATGACCAACTCGGTGATTTTCCTGGCTTGATTTAACAGCGCGACATCGGTGGGGTATTGGATATCGGCTGGTGCTACGGTTGCATCAATTAATAGTTTGCCTCTATTTTCTTTTTTTCTTTCGGCTTCTTCTGACTTTTTTGGGCTGACCACCTCCTCCTGAAATCCTCGACCTTGCTGGACAATTTT contains these protein-coding regions:
- a CDS encoding glycosyltransferase family 4 protein, producing MRVLFLHPNFPAQFRHVATILGRDPNNQVVFGTKNERPEWKIPGVKKALFTPSRDPRPETHHYVRPLESAVLHGQAVYRTMLALKSQGFVPDLVYGHSGWGPTLFVKDVFPDSKLMCYFEWFYWAHGSDADFDPADPLSPDDEAKIRVKNAPILMDLYSCDWGLSPTKWQKSQFPHEFQRKMTAMHDGVDTEFFQPNPGAKLVLPNLDLSGAEEIVTYVSRGMEPYRGFPEFIESIAYLQEKRPNCHVVIVASERVCYGKSLPNGQTYKEQMLAKVPLDMSRVHFVGTLPYGQYLKVLQASDAHIYLTRPFVLSWSMIESMSAGCVVVGSDTAPVREVIRDGENGFLVDFFSPKQIADRVHDVLEHPTRMAHIRENARKTVLENYAHSVLLPRHIELMKEVAQGNLPEPQPIASIPERSLVTSG
- a CDS encoding insulinase family protein, whose translation is MSPHRVVLNNGITVILVENPTADIMTARFFVKTGTRCEPPHLFGLSHLLASVMTKGTAKLSSMEIAEQVESVGASVGAETTNDYFLFSLKTVSADFEEILNLSAELLRSPALPEAEVELEKRLTLQAIRAQKEQPFAIAFSQLREAMYRDHPYALSTLGVESTVAGLTRLDLEKFHRTYFRPDNLVISLVGCWPVDQAIAALESAFGDWQAPPLPIPQVDLPRLTPQPTVRKTSQDSQQSIVMLGYLAPSVLLKNGDGVPPEYAALKLLNTYLGNGLSSRLFVELREKRGLAYDVSAFYPTRLDKSQFVVYMGTAPQNTAIALEGIRVEVERLTALYLHNDELQTAKNKLLGQYALGKQTNSQIAQILGWYETLGLGVEFDEMFPEAIAQVTAEDARRVASRYFTDPYISLVGPAAALNSALPSPVS
- a CDS encoding tetratricopeptide repeat protein, whose protein sequence is MGTHTLLALAALLAPEGSLEPSVLPMLPSLDNPSLETSADSNQVLEMAMASPEMSHPESQHQPKFMTADGSGADGSGADGSGGDVSGVDNPPPAGLFAQYVTLYQALLMTLALSPLATLATFGVIRHRVLERLVADVRSKLGKLGDLENQLDHSSRKADRLLEELEQAVLQAHQQARSQVDGLTQEMEVQMDQLHQVERIRNECLHQLQVAVLEAYEAKDEKLAEIQKISPRAILQSMKPELRQKIDRVSQRLAAIQAIQEANRTLPIAAGGNAVANAVAEPEPPSTPAETSNTPTSAKSTSPTAAVELTPLSLPETASPQERLVYYEALLTRQPHHRQAWLDYAEILLQSQRWTDAIAAYNEAIALDNQDADTWLRQGTLLYRTGRYANAVESFDNAIEHQNPEEPGGRDRLVEAWFGRGNSFGRLQRLDEALESYDRTLELNPDKYEAWYNRGNTFSKLQRLDEALENYERALEIQPKSPEIWHNRGAILNRMQHFQEAIASYRQAVKLQPNKFEAWYNLGNVLSNVKRYKDAVSAYEKAGNINPNRYEVWYNHAAILVKLEEYPQAIASYEKVTQLKPSHFESWYNLGILLEKLERYDQALDCFDAAIELQSQSYEAWYASGTTLQKLQRHEEALNAYERAIKLKPEQSEAWYNRGQLLSLLNKHQEAVASLGKAFQIQNSMLQASAM
- a CDS encoding sulfotransferase domain-containing protein — translated: MPDFLIIGAQKGGTTSALHYLNQHPQIQVAPQKEVHYFDLNYSQGLSWYHQQFPKRDPKTLTGEASPYYIFHPDVPRRVAADFPEMKLIALLRNPVERAISHYYHAIKQGLETLSLEEAFAQEPTRLAGEAEKLEQNPNYHSYAYQHHSYLTRGQYLQQLQRWWAHFPKQQLLILHSNDLYQQPQTTLNRILDFLNLPKLTLTDFPSLNSGNYSHISESIQQQLQERFRPHNQHLFATLGQDWSW
- a CDS encoding tetratricopeptide repeat protein → MSVSVATAIASHRTGEVERAEQLYRQILAENPQEAAALHGLGMIAYQQQQYDRAIDQIEQAIALDPSHAAYYNTLGMAYRGQGNLDKSLASYRQGLLLDPNSDALQGNFTRAWLEYVEGDRPAALNHLVQLGRAYHRLGDFSQAKQLYERVLEYDADQADAIQGLGTLAYQQQDHPQAITLLQRAIALNPNAASYHHNLGAVYQAQGQLADATAAYRRAVELNANLEAPRKQLNQLLEHLRQKDVVIWTQEMLKLAQCFYEQENYRQAIFLYKKILEVDSQSAIAHYNLGRIAYDHHQSYQAMVDLEKAVKLAPQNAEYHHGFGLACLQHSVPQMALDEFRKALEIDPENQEYQQKFNETVEYFLKYYHECAQWHYNLEEYQEVAQIDFQAGNFIKEQTGRLQTAQRYYHHALDLHPNYAEVHLTLAEIYLEEKNFSQAIIAARKAIQGKPDSAEAYKVLGNAFLGQKNGNAAMNAYQRAIAIKPDFAEVYSNVASIYFFQNQNHEALQLYQKALSHNQELPGIHWNLGKVYERMGKVDETIQCWQRALELDPKFGGGISYQHLAGKYYGKGQKEDAVKLFHKAIELQPDLTESYWALCEFYNTKNQAAARAVSLKFCENVTGKDYIMALLAAMKSHLNSGVSEVAIAKFNEVEPLIYDAIQQYPLTYNEVVRLYLNLAFDMPHVRDDVAKNAKLSKTLAQLYLKYLEAKANSEKHAEIPIRPRPNPGHPLRIGFLSKHFRRHSVGWLSVDIIEALSQITPHIFLYVTGDMGRDELTERFEKAAEKFSRPQGAQAKLILQEIAQDNLDVLVDMDSVTVMPNTEVFYSSPAHVCLTWLGFDAPYITPKNYYLGDWQTHPAGVEEHYIEQVVRLPDSFAATAGLPIRQVDREVLRRSMRVAPNQVAFLCVATGNKFCPELVEAQIKILAQVPDSLLFYKGRVGDLLAIEEIYKQECRRQGVRSNRIRVLPRTQTEEEHRLIYQFADVLIDSYPYSGATHVVEALWFNMPVVALVSQQSFGRQAYSLMKAAGTDLGVAWTWQEYIDWAVRMGQDDGLRQQMRSQLEQGKQPDSLAPLWNPRKFASDMYGIFKELVAQRAAG